Genomic DNA from Rana temporaria chromosome 1, aRanTem1.1, whole genome shotgun sequence:
cgagtgcgcagtacactcggctcgggctTTGTCGGCGAcgctcagagacagcgaggatcggcTTCTCTCGCATGGCTGTGGGCGGagctgagcgtggccgagccgagtgcgcagtacactcggctcgggctTTGTCggtggcgctcagagacagcgaggatcggcgtataacgcgcacccacgatttttccctgattttaaggggaaaaaaagtgtgcgttatacaccgataaatacggtatatattgtacattcacagtgtagtgtcatggttgggatttgaaccggcaaccctagtgctgctaggcgaaagtgctaaccacttagtcaCCGTACTGCCCAAGTTAGCATAAGTTTGATTTTAAATTGTGAGCACTGTAATTGCATAACAAAGCAGTTAGGTTACGTGTGGCATTTATTTTATACTGGCAATTACCCTGTGAGTTAAATCATAACCTCCTTTAACAATAATTACATTTACTACAACATATGGTAGCCATACTTGTAGGAAGCATCTCTGGTGTTCTAATGTTGTTTTCTCAACCCATCCTACTTCTAATCATCTCTGTTTCATAAGCGCTGCCCCATTGACCTGGAAGCTTCCTATAGACCAGGGTTCGCTaaaactgcagcccgagggccagatgtggccctttgctagcctttatctggcccttgctgcactattcctcccactgacaccagcaatatgttttccactgataccaatgatgggatactattcctcctactaataccaataatggggcactactcctcctactgaccaccaaccctgaggccatatttattctcactgatgctgggctcgGGACATTTCgtacccctgctggccacaatccggcccacccaaagtctgaaggacagtagactggccctttgtgtgaaaagttcggagacccctgctatagaccatgggtgctcaacctgtggccatccagctgttgcagaactacaaatcccatcatgcctcagcctaTGGGAGTCATCCTTGTAACTgtctaaaactagcagcgctttactgctgaATCGGTGCGACCCCGGTGTGAAGGGGGTCTTACTGGAGCCTTGGGAGTGAAACATCTCAGCTGGCttaaattaaagcggttgtataccccaaataaaaacaaacaaactgtaaggcaaaggcataatgagctagtatgactagcatactagctcattatcaattacttaccttagatcgaagccaccgcagcggtcctcggacacgATCTCCGTTGCCGCCATGATACCAGGAGTGACTttcaggtatcgcggctccggcgatgtgactggccggagctgcgatgacgtcactcccgcgcatgcgcgagaaACGGCACGACCCCCGCGCATGTGCACATTTCCGgcaccatgtaggttaaggagatattgcaagcacctgcaggtaagccttaatgtaggcttacctgtaaatgCAAGTACCAgcagagggtatacaaccgctttaaaacaaGCTTTTAGATCCCTATAAATTGGGATCCAGCCTTTCTGGTAAGAGGCGTATTCTTTTTGTGCAGGAGAGAGCCCTGTATGGAGCACTGATGTTTTATAGATCCACTTAAAGAGGAAGCAAACCCCCAGGGACAACCTTcaattacaggtaagcctagattaaggtaggtgcttgcaatatttgCAATTTCTCTGAGTGACGACttcaacggtgcatgcgccgtcttgaaagggcgcgctgtgctgtttcaagccggggtcatgccGTGAAAGGCGGCTCCCgtacgcatgcacgggagtgacatcacatGACTCCGGGCCAGTCAGAGAGCCGGAGTTTGCGGCCCCGGaaaaagaggggtgaagatggatgctcgcTGCCCGTGTGGAAGAcggggacattgcgggcttctactgcaggtaagtgtcacataatgagctactatgcgatgcatggtagcccattatgctttacctttgcagggaaggaTAGAGGAAGTaagcccatcagggtttacttcctctttaaagaagaCTTTGTGGACTTTTTTCCACTGGGGTTTTCCCTATGATAGTTCTTGTGTATGAACTAATTTATTTGTTGAATATTTAGCACTGCAATATTTTTAAGGGTGTGCACTTATTTGTTTTGCATGAGTACCGATACctgtgcaaatgcttagtatcggcacgGATACtaatatcggtgcaaccctagtttcctgttcttagctgacaggagtggccccTGGTGTGGTCtagtgctgctgtagcccatctgcttcaagattCGATGTGTTGTACGTTCAAAGatagtattctgcataccttggttgtaatgatTTGAGTTACTTTTGCATCtctatcatctggaaccagtctgcccattctcctctgaccgctGACATTAAAAAACCATTTTCatccacgtgtagcgctaccccctcaggggctgctggttagatttgggatcggcataattatgttacctctgcgatgtgtctagggataatgatgatggtgagaagcaataacggaatgtccagataacagggtgacgttttctatgctttattactggtccaacatgaccaacagtcaactgaGGTAGATAGAAGtaggttggtgaaaaggagaaactttgcagattcaggcctttggatatacagaagcagtcctgcttctaatAGCAACTTTttcctcgtcgccactccagccggagtgggtaaagtgcccctctcacaggcctggcagccagagcgtcacttagaactcctgggaaggaacaagtctctgccaccgacttccTTCCCATAGAATTAGGATTTgtaatgagacctctgccacaggcccagtacttGAGAACATGgatggtagagcgaatcctcccagtcaataatttgcctgaatctccctcaggtagacttgttatatttggggccaccgactgacagtttgcagcatacaaccagTCAGTGtggtgtccggtcacccagatccccgatggttcgtctaagccAGTAATGGTGAACCTTgtcacctcagatgttttggaactacatttcccatgatgctcttgtagtgtgcagtgtagtggagcatcgtgggaaatgtagttccaaaacatctgaggtgctaaggtttgccatcactggtctaagccctattggatcacctgcctccgggttcacctcagaccgactccccaccaaacagcacaactcgcttgggatcttctcaatagagatgtgggacccagtaagtcactggggccccttggcagcatcagttgtcaggaactccgcgtagcacgtgtgccccggcctggtaggccatatcgccagggcccatgatgtgcgcacaccctaaaggtgggtgccgcacctggaaccaggaacccgcgaagaacccccggaaaatggcgtctgccacagaaataccctcccccagcatgccccgcgagggaaacactcctctaattGACTGCTGGAGAAagggcgcctccgcctggacccctctggcgccacctgccatccagagatggaactacatctctggagcacaggaaggcccacaggacagttcagggctggcgacagccgaatttaaacaaatccacatggatgagagcaaataactctctcatcccactaaatttgacatagcacctgtactgaaaagtacacaggcgctacacacacaACTGGATATTCTCactttttcagaccattctctaTAAACCCTgtttgtgcgtgaaaatcccagtagatctgcagtttttgaaataatcaaagcagcccgtctggcaccaacaaccatgtcacgttcaaagtcactcttccccattctgatgctcggtttaaacttcagcaagtcatctttaccacgtctagatgcctaaatgtatggagttgctgccatgtgattggctgattagcatttttgttaccaagcaattgaacaggtgtacctaataaagtggccagtgagtgtgggTGGCATacaaaacactgaaaaaaaaagcaaacgtgCCAGCATATGGCCACGGAAATGCCAACACACATGACGGAGGTTAGTAActgatatatacaatatacatgaGTCGGTGCAGAAATCGAAGAATGAGCTTAATGGGCCATTAAATGAGCTTCTCAAGTGGTGACAATAACAAGCCTCGTCATTCAGCCCTTGTTAGCGTTTACCTGAGTAACCCAGCGACACCTGGCCCGCGCCCCCTCCTTAGAAGATGCTCCGTTCCCAAGGAGACGCCGCCTGGGGCATGAGACAGCCTGTCGCAGAACTTGTTTCTATGGAAACAGACGCCCAGACCGCGGCGCACTATGGGTCGAAACAAAACGCTGAAGAAAGAGCCGGGAGAGGTAGCGCTGGGAAGCCAATGAGGAAACGTGTGGGTGAGCTACGGGCCAATCAGATGACGCGTGGGAAAGCGTGGAAGTAAGTAATAGAGCCGCCCCAACGCGCCAAGCAGCAGTGTGTGAGACAACGCGGTGACTGTGGAGAGAAAACACCCGGAACGCTGTAAGTAGCGGGAGCCCAGCACGGGAGATGGGTGCGGGGATGCTGACTAGAGAGGGCGGCCAAGTAGGGTGGTCAGTCATGGACTCGCTTTAACAGAAAACGTGTGGAAAGCTGAGGCAGCTACAGCCCACGTTTTCCCAGGAGGGACTTATAGAGCTTTCTAGTAAAATCCAGTGAGACTACCTCTCCTATTGCTGCTGGGGGCAGAGGGGGTTATTATAGATCTTAGTCctatagctgtttttttttttttttttggtgattaaattttttttttatatatctctaATCGCTCTATCTTAATGGGGGTGTTAATGAATGATGGAGATCTAAGGGTGAGCACAAGTCTTGTGGACCCCCAAGGTAATCTCTTGTCTCTATTCACAGgccaccatgagtgaaagaaaagccgTCATTAAGAACGCCGACATGTCGGAGGAGATGCAGCAGGACTCGGTGGAGTGTGCCACCCAAGCCCTGGAGAAGTACAACATCGAGAAGGACATCGCCGCCCATATCAAGAAGGTGAGCCTTCTCCTGACCTACCTGATTAGTAGGAGGTGAAAACCTAACCCCGCCGCAGACACTTTCTGTCCGATCACATTTCCCACTCCCAACAGTCTCCCTCCCCTACCTGTTTGTTAGACAACGTAACTGAATCTGCTGTAGATAACCCGTGGCTTGGCTGTTCTAGAAAATACCACGGCAAGTCTGCACAGACAACTCTGCTTTAGGGGGTCCTACATCTGAGCATGTGTAAGGTGCAACGAACGTATTAATATACGCTAGTGGATAGAAAAGCTGACTACTTCAACTCTTGCAATTTACTATGCCTGTAACCAGCAGTATTGTCTTCTTGACAGCAATATGCATTCACAATTTTTTCTAGGTAGGACTAAGATGCATGCAAACCGTAGTTTCATGTACACCTAAGCATGGTAGCCGCTGTTGGTAGGACGTGGCTCACATTTTATCTCTGTGGAACAGGTCTATATGTTTACCATACACTGATTGCTTTGAGATTAACTTATTCTTGAGCTTTTTTTCGTAAAATGCGTTCGTTTGGCTGCACTTCTCCTTTAGATCACATTGCGCTCTGCACGCCTGTGACCCATCAGCTGACATCAGAGCCGGTGCAGGCTTAAAGATTGCGACCATCTGgtcaggatccgcccacatgcctggggCGGCTGTtaccgccccctccacagcccagcgttcCAAAGCAGACAGGGGTGACTAACAGTCACTAGCTCTCTGTTTGGGGACccatgagaactgagcgatcagcagtgtttgatcggtTCTCAGTTGTAGAGCCAgcggggggacagatgctggATCCACCTAGGTAGGCACAAttccaaaagaaaacaaattgcgtttttttttttttgttttgttttgtttttttttaaataccaaatgGTGTCCTTGGCTTTAATACACTGTAAAAGAGCAGTATGGGGTTTAGGGGAAAGAAAATTTACACTCCcctaggtggatgtagcattgatctaatgctgcatctgtcccctgccagctctgCACTGAGAaatcaaagactgctgattgctcagttaaCATTCTGAGACCTGGGTACGGTCAGTCTCTCTGCTCTGCGTGGCCCAGACCTCCCCCTGCCCTGCGCTCACTGGTGGACTGTggaggaggtgggaggggctgattTAGGATCTCAGCAGACCGTTGAGGCTGTGTCGGTGTTCTATCACTTTTGTGCTCGTGCAGAACAGAAGGGGACTGCAGCTGATCGTAAAATCGATAGAACACCGACACACCCTCAGCTGGAGTGATGTCGCCATAGTACATGCGTATGTTGTAGGAGGCTTTTTTTTCGATGGGAGATGCCATTTCACAGGCAGAATTAAGAGTGGAGGGACAATGTAGTTGTCAATGCCTTGCTGGTGAAGGGCGGGCAACCCCGCCATTCAACACGCACACAACTGGACCTTGAGCAGACTGTAAACCCAAAGCACAATGACAAATACGGTGTCCCTCCGCTGTTTGCATAGCATTCAATTGTGCCCGTCAATTTGTATCTCCCGTCAAAAAAATAAAGCCTCCTACAATGTGCACATGCGCGATGGGTGAAATCACGCCAGCTGCTCGGAAAATAAGCTGGAGTGCCCACCCTTCGGAGGGCAGAAATCATCAGAACATGTTCCAGATTTCTGTgtggatcctgacaatattgtAGGGATTTGTTTCAGAGCCTGGCTGAGTGATGTCGGCAAACGGCAGGTTTCAGCCCATTGTCGGCTGAAAATGGACCGTAGAATGTACTAAATCCTGTGATggcctatactttttttttttcccctctaaacCCAAGACCCTTTTTTAGCTTGATGCATTTCCTGCATGAAGGTAAAAGTATCAGTAGTTGTATCGGACTTTAAGTATCCATGTGTATAAAGAACAATGCTGAGCAACTGCACATTGAATCGCATGGGTGTATGAAAAGCTTTGCCTCTTAACCAGGCAtgcccaaagtccggcccggaggccaattgcggcccgcttTCTGGTTTAATGCTGCTCCACTTGGATACATCTCTTTTGTAGCCCCCAACAAATCCCCAAGCATcgcgcattcatggcaatggtgaggctgcattcatctgcactgacccttattttgcttcacaattctctatttaaaattagattttttttttttttttttttctgaaacttccctcttaggcccctttcacattgaggcgtttttcatgcggtacagctctaaaaatagcgctgctataccgcatgaaaaaacctgccctgtagtgttcaatgtgaaagcccgaaggctttcacattgaagcagtgcgctagcaggaacgctccaagtcctgctagccgcatctttactgcggtataggagcggtgtgttcaccgctcctataccgcgccttcccattgaaatcaattggaaaacgcgggtggtattaaccctttttcggccactagcgcccgaatatcgtggcaaatacgacggtatagccgcgctacaaatagcgcggctataccatcaccgcggctccacgcctcaatgtgaaaaaggctttaaagttaaggtgcgtgttatatgccgataaatatgttgtatccaaataacacacctgagctcatccttggACTCTTGACCattagttaatttgcatttaattttaatggttcaaagaatgtcaggcaaaatggtcagctCTCACGCATGTTCACGTCATCAAATTAGGCtctctttgaaaaaaagtttggacacccctgctctaaaccatCCTATTCTGCCAAAAGCAGCCGCTGATGGGGTGGGTGTTAAGAGGTGcctacatttaggcccctttcacattggagcgggagccgtggtggcggtatagcggtgctataccgccgggaatcggctgctagcggtgcgctattaaccccccgctagcggcttaTAAAGGGTTTATAccacccgcaatgtgcctctgcagaggcgcattgcgggccgtattgccgcggtttcccattgttttaaatgggaaggagcggtttaCATGCCgcttctctcaccgctccaaagatgctgctgacagatttttttttctctcccgccagcgcatcgcctcagtgtgaaagcactcaggctttcacattaagtaggcagtgaaggagtttttcaggcggtatagcagcgctatttttagcgctgtaccgcctggaaaactcctcagtgtgaaaggggtctaagacttTGCTTTCCTTCAAAGTTTCCTGCTAATTCTAAGCTGAGGTATTGTATGGGGAGCTTTAGGAGAGACAAAAAATCTCACTGTCAAGGCAGTCTATCCCTTCCTGATTGGTTCCTTTTGAATGGCTAATGACCTTTTGTACATTGTTTTGACCAAAATTATTCAATATGAGGACAGCCCCTTAAGCTGGGTACACATGAGCCAATTGTCTAAATTCGGACAGTAAAGTAGAAACAGGCTGACTTTCAGCCGTGTACAACTGGCTTTTGAACAACCATGCTGGCAACCTTTTGGCTGTGAATGCCTGTTTGGGCTACAGCAAAGGCTATAGTCTATTTAGTTGCTATCAATTTAACCAGGCCTTTGAATTgcatagttgatggtagatctaaatcTTTATCTGCCATCAGATATGTAGGACAAGGACCTCTGCCTAATTGGATACAAACGAAATGGATTGTTTAGGTTTAACCTCATATTACAGTACATTATCTATAAGACTGTAATGTTTGCAatccagattgtatagtgtactgCATAATCGCAACCTTGATTTTAAGGTTGGTGGGAGCGCTGTAGGTCTGCTGCAGACCAGAGAAGCCACAGGATAGACCCCCTTACCAATATGGGTCATAAAAAGGGGTTATGAATGCTTTAGGCACATACAGGTTGAATCTCCTATTGTAAAAATGTTTCTGTATTGTGCTTGGGAATCTGAAGCCAGGCCTGGGGTGCAGTGTGGCTTGGCAACCATCTAGAAGATTCACATCCATTTTTGATGCAAGATTGTTTGGCAGCTGCACTGCACAGAATTATTTGTATTAACATGTTGAAAAAGTGCTGAAGGCAGTACTACTCGGCTATAACCAAGTAAATTTGGTTTTCACTCTGACAGCATAATGCTAATCTTTGCTATATGTTGCtaattttgcagtgtttttaaaTTGTTAATTTTCAGTCACATATATTGACCCAAATATTTTCTTCTAGGAATTTGACAAGAAATATAACCCTACATGGCACTGCATTGTGGGAAGAAACTTTGGCAGCTACGTCACACATGAGACCAAGCATTTCATTTACTTCTACTTGGGCCAAGTTGCAATTCTGTTGTTTAAGTCGGGTTAAATTCCTGAAATAAATGGACTATGCAAATATTTTGAAAGTGTAATGACTGAAGGGAACAACTCCTTTCCATGATGCCCCTCTGTATCTTTTGTTACTGAGATTTGATTCCTATGTATGTTCACTCCTTAATGGTTATAAAAAgtttgtgagggggaaaaaaagaaactaTTTATTTTCTATGGTTTTCTAACAttaaatgtttctttttacaAACCAGTGTCCTGCCTATGCTACAGCTTTCAACTGAATCGGACTAAATGTCCTGTGTGTGAATTAAAGTGTTAATGGTTATCTTCACTAAGTAATACAGTGCTATTGTATAGTTTATGGCAAGCGTACATTAAAAGTATGGGTTCCTAAATTTTGTAGTTGCCTAGGTGAATGTAGCATTGGTCCCCTGCTGCTTCTACGACTGAGAACTGATCAAAGCCCATTGATCGCTCGGTTTTTGGTGAGCAGAGATCCAGTGATGTtatgcccctccagcgctcactagaGGGCCAGGCTGTGGCATGCTCAGTCTCCCATCAGCCTGCTGAGAGAAGGGCTGGCCCAGGCATCTGAGTGTAAAGTTGGATCAATCGGAAGCCTGGACCAGCTTGGTGACTTCAGCCTGCTATTGGCTGAaaccaggtcacaggagtgcacaccGAACTGTGCTCCATTGGTAAAGTATGgccatactattttttttttttttttaagttatggcTTTGTAACTGCTGGATGTAGTTATCCTTGAATTGGTGTCAGATTGGAGCATATATTACAAACGTGTGTCCAGGTGAATTAAGGATGTAAACCTTTCTGAATTGGTCTGGTTGAGGTTGGCCCTCTGAAAAAATGGATTGAGGAACTTTCTGAAAAATGTATTCTACAACAGTGAAAATATTTTCTTGGTGGAGCGCTTTCTCTCCTTCGCCTGCTGTGACAGGAAGGGCTACGCAAGTTCTGATTGGTCGGTGCTGACCAATTGGCATGCTCCTAAACGTACCTCC
This window encodes:
- the DYNLL1 gene encoding dynein light chain 1, cytoplasmic, translating into MSERKAVIKNADMSEEMQQDSVECATQALEKYNIEKDIAAHIKKEFDKKYNPTWHCIVGRNFGSYVTHETKHFIYFYLGQVAILLFKSG